The window ATAGAAGTCACCCGATTTAAAAAATGGCAAATATTACCAGTTCCAGAGGTACCAGCAGTATCTGACAAGAGGAGAGGAATTTTACCGGTTTCAGATCTTTGTGAAATCGTGCTGCTTCAAATCAATCGGCAGGCATCAACGGTTTTACAGTGAACAGATTAAATAGTACATACCAGATGGTTTCTAACATCATCAGGACGCTAGAAGGAATTGGTAATCATTCTTCAATCTGAGTCAGATCGAGAAGCAATACAGGAAACAAATTTCCTCCTTAATTTGACATAATCCGATGTCAGAGAGTGAACCGTTTGTTGTCTGAATCACTTTCGGTGGACAATCATTAAAGTTTTGATTGACCTAATCCTCGCTCAGCGAATGAAAGAGCGATGCCCCATTCGTTCACTTCATAGATAGTGTCAGGTGGAAAGATGGGGGGACAGGGAAATAGCCAGAATAAAATACTGCACCCTTCAATAGAGGCGGCGGTGCGCGGTGCACGATGCATCCTGAGGAACTCTATTCGGCTCTTTTAAAAGCGCCAGCGCTTTTCACCTAACTTCTAGGGTAGTGCCGCAACACTATTTTCCCCACCTAAAGCGAATAAGCCCAGAAATTCCGTAGCTGTTACTGAATTTCAAGGATTTCAGCCACTTTAGCGCCCCCATCCTCCCACTCAAGGAGGGTTAGGGGGATATGGGTATAAGCCCCGTTCCCACTTGAACTGAAAAGAATCAGCCAAGTGCGACAGTATAAAACAACTGTCCTGAGTCAACATAAAACCCCCTTCAGCTCCCTCGCGCTGGGAGCCTTGGCTCTCTATGCGCTCAGGAGCTTGCTACTACCGCTACTACCAATGGATGGACTTCGGTCCATAAAAACCACAGAAATCTTCACTGATATCGCGTCAAGACATCAGTAAGTCAATATTAGCCTCTAAGAGTTACATTTCTCAATCCGGGATTGGAAATTTTGACGTTGGTTTTCGGTTCCAGTCCCTGCCTACAAAACCTTTCTTATACAAATTGTTTAGCGATGAACCCTCTCAGAAAATACCTAGCCCCCCTCATAACTGGACTAATCGTTCTGAGTCTCAGTAGTTGTACCTCTTCTCCCACCAATCGCCAAAGTGACAAGGCAAACTCACCAACCCAAGAGATGGGTAATGTGCCTTCTACAACATTGTCTGCCAGATCCGCTACAACACCAGCTCAACCCCAGGTGCAAACGCCTGTCACCCGTCAACCCTCAAACACGACTGGCTCGATTGCCCAAGCGAAGGATACAGTTACCCTCACCATCTATCAAGCTGATAATCAGTGTCAGACTCTGGTTCCTGAAAAAGTAGCGGTTCCAGCCACTCGTGTTGTCGATACGGCTGTGGGAGAAGTTTTAAAGCAAGCTGACTCCGGCGATTTTGATCTAGCAGGATATCGTGTCCAAGTTAACTCCAATAGTGGTGTTGCTACCGTCGATTTCCGCTTGTCACCCAATTCTCGGCGACAGTTTGTT of the Allocoleopsis franciscana PCC 7113 genome contains:
- a CDS encoding germination protein, which produces MNPLRKYLAPLITGLIVLSLSSCTSSPTNRQSDKANSPTQEMGNVPSTTLSARSATTPAQPQVQTPVTRQPSNTTGSIAQAKDTVTLTIYQADNQCQTLVPEKVAVPATRVVDTAVGEVLKQADSGDFDLAGYRVQVNSNSGVATVDFRLSPNSRRQFVSLSSCEQFALFGSLRKTLTTNSQLKIKNVRFTQQGQEIVI